In Zingiber officinale cultivar Zhangliang chromosome 1A, Zo_v1.1, whole genome shotgun sequence, a genomic segment contains:
- the LOC122037090 gene encoding uncharacterized protein LOC122037090: protein MLNNIGIEFPGAIDSNLNWAIAESGKQWAVKRARTSFSGGRKKKSGSIISKETQVILDKQSNGTGEMPLSDFEKVGVSILGQHFSDSLKIVPIKKRKLLFARSPSSPLQSSYSDYSDHLLEGQSSSEPLAYDNDHDKRFVDNREPISKHAIELSAADFSGISILAAAACNCEMVGQGLNSGYLVTTENSFKEINLESTSDEKTLSLCQKELQLQPHEDLQGNRLDMVTHSTAVSVDEENFRESQNKNSSLLQNVHDNIKSSSVSRLHWDLNTDMDAWNSNCDDLAVSESIITYPLCENGELDEKLEGSEIHQQEQEDGENRCPSELGKILDIRQYSPLKEASPKPDIGNCLIVNHENTHSFANSDNLVKKMHSLDDITVSLVSSTEEAKLMHGTPGINICGAEVISSEVGNALGSLRDGSLAIEATQKEKDKMGSGLEVKVEPVLSHSPLNENVTCDNDAKSLSSMIQLICKPICNENVNIIASSSEKLPDDHCLTNSVGEISTCSSLIKEHGVLNTSVESSDRHLLVAGCGTSGGTIHSDESDGFNGICVDKSSGAMCPRPSLVSHEHNSPGTCDPHEQKFGVAFAAKCENIREAMMVDDDNFVAPKPLIYATVTAVPKSFEYVADAKKTDESCKSIKDNCQNFHGDHDSDKFQAGDVATEPEKSNLVGDDDSQFEDGEFRESVLHSWGEDVDEMEFEHVDYGSDNGENDISQAVSVLPSPTTFSMENMTFKARSIANADEACAGKDKQVIFSQQPFSRCKSMPDGPDAGEVKRIPADIDQKSHSTNNNNEMERDHTGCNNECDNGREPLANVRMKSSGWDRLPEGGRHTGDSLLDQGIAATRLGVPSGALHLFIEDESFRRSGSSFKGALSSRVEAPNSPDETCRKDKLYVRLSRYGGHNNLEEKVKRNATQNSSGWSGSSGHAQDRVRDDHWFDSPHSRGSRYHDSPGYYDAQSFVRPSSRNAAAAAVAKVESNGFVVAPDGTLVKSGSATSVSRVPKKPVNGSLQRTHPSWWGPQAERDHPCGLQRRLQNSRDISPDRHFNVGRGQGGRYAHELDSNQYGRSIPHDRTESSLSGHRLSTRDRSYSPDRRPLRLPHSHIISHSRSRTRSPIRCTSPRARNDMEANDVPSFRRHRRSPVARMERMRSPNSRNSFEEEIFFYDSAALTSPSHSTRWIDERKESPNHLKEHGYRQSSGRSPSTRVYNDHRFRSIESHGRSKPNDYFRSPQSNRKTAYAEFSKGYKYDSSNDRRGHDGRENYLRSMRQYDDNKKHIR, encoded by the exons ATGCTGAATAACATTGGAAttgaatttccaggagctatagaTTCTAACTTGAACTGGGCGATAGCTGAGAGTGGCAAGCAATGGGCTGTTAAACGAGCTAGAACTTCATTTTCTGGAGGGAGAAAGAAAAAGTCGGGTAGCATAATTTCCAAAGAGACTCAAGTGATCTTGGATAAGCAATCCAATGGAACAGGAGAAATGCCTCTCTCTGATTTCGAGAAG GTTGGTGTCAGTATTCTTGGGCAACACTTCAGTGATTCCCTCAAGATTGTTCCTATTAAGAAAAGGAAACTCCTGTTTGCTCGATCTCCATCATCTCCATTGCAATCATCATATTCAGATTATTCTGATCATTTATTAGAGGGCCAGTCTTCTTCTGAGCCATTAGCATATGACAATGACCATGATAAGAGATTTGTTGACAACAGAGAACCCATTTCAAAACATGCGATTGAGCTTAGTGCTGCTGATTTCTCAGGTATCTCTATATTGGCTGCTGCTGCCTGCAATTGTGAAATGGTGGGTCAAGGCTTAAATTCAGGTTACTTAGTCACGACAGAAAATTCTTTCAAGGAAATCAATTTAGAATCAACCAGTGATGAAAAAACACTTTCTTTATGTCAAAAGGAGCTGCAATTACAGCCACATGAAGATTTACAAGGCAATAGGCTGGATATGGTAACTCATTCAACTGCAGTTTCTGTAGATGAAGAGAACTTTCGTGAATCACAGAACAAAAACAGCTCCTTGTTGCAAAATGTTCATGATAACATAAAATCTTCCTCTGTTTCTAGGCTTCACTGGGACCTTAACACTGATATGGATGCATGGAATAGCAATTGTGATGATCTTGCAGTCTCTGAGTCAATTATTACTTATCCCTTATGTGAAAATGGGGAACTTGATGAGAAGTTGGAAGGTAGTGAAATTCATCAACAAGAACAGGAAGATGGGGAAAATAGATGTCCTTCAGAACTTGGCAAGATCTTGGACATTCGACAGTACAGCCCTCTTAAAGAGGCATCACCAAAACCTGATATAGGTAATTGTTTGATTGTTAATCATGAGAACACCCACTCTTTTGCTAATTCTGATAATTTGGTTAAAAAGATGCATTCCTTGGATGATATTACTGTTTCTTTAGTTAGCTCTACTGAGGAAGCAAAACTCATGCATGGTACTCCAGGGATCAACATTTGTGGTGCTGAAGTTATTTCTTCAGAAGTTGGTAATGCTCTTGGCTCATTGAGAGACGGTTCATTGGCAATTGAGGCTACCCAAAAAGAAAAGGATAAGATGGGTTCTGGCTTGGAGGTGAAAGTTGAACCAGTGCTTTCTCATTCTCCTTTAAATGAGAATGTTACTTGTGACAATGATGCTAAGTCTCTTTCAAGCATGATCCAGTTGATCTGCAAGCCAATCTGTAATGAAAATGTAAATATTATAGCATCAAGTTCTGAGAAACTCCCTGATGATCATTGCCTGACTAATAGTGTAGGAGAGATTTCTACATGCAGCTCTCTGATCAAGGAGCATGGAGTTCTAAATACTTCTGTAGAGAGTAGTGATCGACACCTTCTGGTTGCAGGATGTGGCACCTCTGGTGGAACAATACATTCTGATGAATCAGATGGCTTCAATGGCATCTGCGTTGATAAGTCTTCTGGAGCAATGTGCCCAAGACCATCATTAGTTAGTCATGAACACAATAGCCCTGGGACATGTGACCCTCATGAGCAGAAGTTTGGAGTGGCATTTGCTGCTAAGTGTGAAAATATAAGAGAAGCTATGATGGTCGATGATGATAATTTTGTTGCCCCCAAACCCCTTATCTATGCTACTGTTACAGCTGTGCCAAAATCCTTTGAATATGTAGCTGATGCTAAGAAAACAGACGAGTCATGCAAAAGCATCAAGGACAATTGTCAAAATTTCCATGGTGACCATGACTCAGATAAGTTTCAAGCTGGTGATGTTGCCACTGAACCTGAAAAAAGCAACCTTGTTGGAGATGATGATTCTCAATTTGAGGATGGTGAATTTAGGGAATCTGTTCTACACAGTTGGGGTGAAGATGTTGATGAAATGGAATTTGAACATGTGGATTATGGGTCTGACAATGGGGAGAATGATATCTCTCAAGCTGTTTCTGTCTTACCTTCTCCTACCACTTTCTCTATGGAGAACATGACATTCAAAGCCAGGAGCATAGCCAATGCTGATGAAGCGTGTGCTGGAAAGGATAAGCAAGTCATTTTTTCTCAGCAACCCTTCTCTAGATGCAAATCCATGCCAGATGGTCCAGATGCAGGAGAAGTGAAGAGAATTCCTGCTGATATTGATCAGAAAAGTCATTCTACAAATAATAATAACGAAATGGAAAGAGATCATACTGGATGTAATAATGAATGTGACAACGGTAGGGAACCTTTGGCAAATGTGAGGATGAAGTCATCAGGATGGGATCGGCTGCCAGAGGGTGGTAGGCATACTGGAGATAGCCTTTTGGATCAAGGGATTGCTGCTACTAGGCTTGGCGTTCCTTCTGGTGCTTTACATTTGTTTATTGAAGATGAATCATTTAGAAGATCTGGTTCATCTTTTAAGGGAGCTTTATCATCTAGAGTTGAGGCACCAAATTCCCCAGATGAGACATGCAGAAAAGATAAATTATATGTCAGATTAAGCAG GTACGGTGGACATAATAATCTTGAAGAAaaagttaaaagaaatgctacTCAAAACTCATCAGGGTGGAGCGGATCATCTGGACATGCTCAAGACAGAGTCAGGGATGACCATTGGTTTGATTCTCCACATTCTCGTGGTTCCAGATATCATGATTCACCAGGTTACTATGATGCACAAAGTTTTGTGCGACCTTCTTCAAGGAATGCAGCTGCAGCTGCTGTCGCTAAGGTAGAGAGTAATGGGTTTGTTGTTGCACCTGATGGAACCttagtgaagtcaggcagtgctACATCTGTTAGCCGTGTGCCCAAAAAACCGGTGAATGGGTCTTTGCAAAGGACCCATCCATCTTGGTGGGGGCCACAAGCTGAGAGAGATCATCCATGTGGGCTACAAAGAAGACTCCAAAATTCAAGGGATATAAGCCCTGATAGGCACTTCAATGTTGGTAGGGGGCAGGGTGGTAGATATGCTCACGAACTAGACAGCAATCAATATGGAAGATCTATTCCTCATGACAGAACAGAATCATCCCTATCAGGGCACCGTTTGTCCACAAGAGATCGAAGTTACTCTCCTGACAGAAGACCTCTTCGTCTTCCTCATTCTCACATCATCTCTCATTCTAGATCTAGAACTCGTTCACCTATTCGTTGCACATCTCCTAGGGCAAGAAATGATATGGAGGCGAATGATGTCCCCAGTTTTCGCAGGCACAGAAGGTCTCCAGTAGCCAGAATGGAGAGAATGAGATCACCCAACTCTAGGAATAGTTTTGAGgaggagatttttttttatgacTCTGCAGCTCTTACATCCCCTTCGCATTCTACAAGATGGATTGATGAAAGGAAAGAATCACCCAATCATCTAAAGGAGCATGGCTACAGGCAAAGTTCTGGTAGAAGCCCATCTACGAGAGTGTATAATGATCATAGGTTTCGTTCCATCGAGTCCCATGGAAGATCAAAGCCCAATGATTACTTTCGCTCTCCTCAGTCAAACAGAAAAACAGCATACGCTGAATTCAGCAAGGGATACAAGTATGATAGTAGTAATGATAGAAGGGGACATGATGGCAGAGAAAACTATCTTCGTTCCATGAGACAGTATGATGACAATAAGAAGCACATAAGGTAG